The genome window AAAACAAATTGTAACTGATTAAAATACATGCATGAAGATTATCAACAAACACTACCAGTAGTCAATTATTAAATGGAGTACCTTCGACATTTCATTGCTAAACAGCAAATGACAGCTGACAGAAATACCCCAACCAAAAAGGCAAGTATGAGTTGCAGCCATGACACAGTTTTAAATAGGTCCTCGAACCATTCTGCAATCAAGGAGAACAACAATGTTAATGTTCTTCTCAGcactaaaaataaattataGCTTACTTCCTTTAAACAGCTTAACCAATGTCCAAATGCAGAGGtcacagtatttaaaaaaaaagaaaagaaaaaaagaggtaCTTAAAATATCATAAAGTGGTGTACAGTAGCAGAAGTACTGTAGCTGCAAACACGTACCTTCTGGTTCTGGTTTTGTCTCAACTTTTTGGAtggtcaagtttttttttacttccccATTTGCATTGCTGCTGACACACTCAGCAGCAGTGTTGCTGTGGTCTTTAACAGTTAGGGTGACCGTGCAGTTCACTGTGTGGTTTGAGACGGTGTTAATAACAGTGTAGTCAGTGTAGTTCCTCAACAGTGGCCATTTAATGGTGGGTACAGGAAGCCCGTCGCTGATACACACACAGGTCAGCACCTCGGTTTGAATCTTGCATTCAAAGTTTGAGATCTTTGGAAAAGCTGTAAAGACACAAGCAGAATCACAAGATACTAAGAAAATGCTACTAGTGTAAAATATGAGCATAAACTTCCTTTTCAACAAGATTAGTACAATCTACTTACACATCACAGTTACATCAGCAAATACAGTCACAGTTGTTTCCAGGTGTTTTGCGGTACAGATGTACTGTCCAGAATGTTCTGCTGTCACACTATGGATGACGAGTGTTGCAGAGCCAGCATCGTCCTGCAGGTCAGTATTGGGCTCATTGTGCAGGTCTGTGGTGGAACCAAGTTTAGTCCATGTAATATGAGAGGGGGGGAAACTTTCAACACTGCAGGTCAGATTCAGAGCTCGTCCCACCTCGACAGTTGTATTACCAGTGATTACAGGTTTCTTCATATCTGTGAAgcacattttacacaaaatacattgaAATAGGATAGCAGcaaaaaactgatgaaaaaagaTTTCTCAAATTAAATGACTTTAATATCTATAACCTGAAGTCATTATATACTTTCCACTAAAATATTCATATCACAATATTTAtcaaacatataaataaattgAGGGAATGTCTGTCAAATATATACatgcattaaaatattattgGTCCAGATAAGTTAGACTTCTtgagataataaaaaaaacagaggcatTCATTGTGCATGTGGTTTCCCTAAGCCTGTAAAAATATATGCATATTGGTgtctaaatatatattacatacacacaaataaattaaaatctaTATCAATGTGATATAGTGTAtgattaatataatatatacgTAATACATCCAAATTAAGCGTGTACACATTTGTGTATTCATGCATAGAGTAGTAAAGCGTTACATTTATGTATAGAGTCATTTGTTGCTACCACTAGAGGGCGACACAGTACAATGGTTCAAACTCTACATTGTGGTTTTAACAGACAACACGTTTTTATTATTCTAAATATGTGCATAGAAGCACATGACTGATTAAACTATTACTGAAGTGCTCTATCAACAATTATACAGTGTACTTACATTTTACTGTTACATCAACTCTTTTCATCAGGGTGTTGTTTAGATGTTTTGCTGTACAGATGTATTCTCCAGAATCTTCCACTGTCATGTTATAGATGGAGAAAGTGCTCATCCCTCTGTCGGCCTGCAAGTAGGTTTCAGTGTCGTTCTGCAGGTCGGATAAAGTCTCATTTTGCATATTAATTTCTGTTCCATTTTGCAAGTTTTTTTCAGATAATTTAGTCCATGTGatgagagatggagggaaacTTTCAACACTGCAGGTCAGATTCAGAGTCTCACCCTCCATCACACTTGTATGTCCAGTGACTTTAATTTCCTTCGAATCTATGAGACAAATTATTTACTGCATTATAGACAATGTTACAGTGTATTAATGATTTAAAAGTCAGCACAGTTCAGAAAACCATCAGGGATGACAGAGCAAATTTCTTAGCAAACATTTTAGACAAAAAGACCATATGTAAGAATGAAATACAGGATGTTCTACTCACAGGTTACATTCAGAGTCACTGTCTCCTCTGTAGTTGTGTCACCTGTGAAGCTGACCTTACAGGTAACATTGGTGCCGTGGAGTTCAGCTGAAGGGTTAAAGGTCAAAGTTGAGCTGTGATTCTGAGCAGTGATGTTTCCTGTGATGTGAGAGTTGTTCACTTCAGTCCCTTTCCACCTCCAGGTGATTGTAGGATCAGATCCAGAGCAGAGACCAGGAGCAGTGCAGGTCAGTGTGGTCTGCTGTCCCTCTGTCAGAGGAGGAATCAGCACTGTGGGCTTCTGGATCAGATCTAATGGGAGAGAGAGTCCATGAGTAGAATCAGGTGAGGAGCCTGAAGCTCATCATTTACTTAAATGTCAGCTAAAACAATCAGATACAGATATCTGTTAAGACTTTTTATGGGACAATAAGGAGGATTTGCATCATTTAATGCTACAGATCAGACTGGTTACCCACACACATCAACAAAAGCTAAACAAGGACTATAAATACATGTTAGTGCAGTTCAAAGGCACAACAATGCACAATGTCACTGattatatttactgtaactCCACATTACCTTTAACAGAGACAGTTGGTCTTAGAGAGAATGTAAATCCCTCAGGCACCTCATTCCAGGAACCACCTGACTCCTTATACCGGAAACCATTAACTCTGAGCTGATATGATCCAGAGTCTGACACAGTGAGGTcattgatgatgatgctgcagTTGTTCTGACTCACGTCAGGCTGCAGCAGTGACACTCGTCCTTCGAACTGAGGCCgaacttttttgttgttcttgttagTGTGGAATATCACGTCTGAATCACCACATCTTCGTTTACGTTCACATTTGTACCAAACCATATGTTCAGTTGTAAAGCCAGAACTAGTATTGAAGGAACATGGTATCACAACACAGAGTCCAGCCTCTGCTGTTATTTCTGCTTCATAAAGAATGATACAGAATCCATGGTAACAGTGTGTTTGCCTTTTCTCTGATCCACCTATGACAAGTAGGAGAAACACAACAAGGTTTCAAGGTTTCAATTGTGACAACGCAccacatttaaaataaagaaaggcTACTTCTGCTGACAGATAaaccacatatacacatataccgTTTTTTGAGCAGATGGCAGATTTTCATTTAACTCATTCCATTAACATATTTCTTAATCAATCATATAATCAAGAAAGTCATTCAAATAACTATTTAATTGGTCGGTAAATACAGTACGGTAGATGCTGCAAGGGAGGTCACTAATGAGCTGATAAATTCAAGGtggaaaaactaaaaacttgtagaaaaaacaatgagtacatttatctttaaaaatgatTGCTAACAATTGTATTCATCTCTTTTTGCATCATAACGAGATTACAATGAAGATGCATACCTGTGTCAGCACTGCTGCCActcacagagaaaagcagagccacccagaggagaaaaaacatcctGATTGGATGACTGACACAGTGAGTCTCTCCTTCTAAAGGACACATTTAACAGTGAAAGTAAAGTAAACAACGAGGAACTGACCAAAAGGAAATCAAAATATCTGTCAAAaaaattgatgttttttcatattGTGCAGCCCGAGTAAAGAACTTTGTGAGCTCTGTTCTGTATTAAATCAGCTGCACAACAAATTAACTTAACAATTACAGTGTTGTGCTCCCAAAATCATTTAGTGAATACACCAACATCTTTAAATCTGTTCACCCCGTCATTACCACCAAATCAAGATTGTTGAAAAAGCattaatcaaaataatcatGAATCATTAACTAACTTCCATTTACAGCactggaagacattttaatcaaaaatcAAATGTCGTGTTTTACCTCTTTATGCCTTGTTTGCCTGCTTGCTTCCTCTTCACAGCGTTTCTGCTCTGAACTGTCCCTTCCTCCCTTCACTTTTCTATTTCTTAACTCTGAGCGAAACAAGGTTTGAGGAAGTTTCCCCAAACAGCTTTAAGCTTTATTTGTCTTTTACTAAACCTGGCACGTTTTTATCCAATTATCTATACTTATAATCTCATGACACCACTGTTTGTATCTAATTTGCACCtttgacattgtaaaaaaaatttaatgttGGCTCATACTATTTGGTTTTTAGAGCCTCTCCATGACAGTGAAGTAGTGTAAAACTTTTTGAAAAGGGAAGTTATAAATGTGTGGTATTATTTTTGTcttgacaaactgacaaaccaGTACAAGCACTGACTTCTccttaagtgttttttgtatgtttgtttcaGTAAATTAAATGACTGTATGACATATATATGAGCTCCTCAATCACTTTAACAATGCACCACATGCAGTTTATGGTACATGTGACTGTTGAGTGAAGACGATCAAATGACCATTGTTTAAGGTCCTAAAACATAACTGTTTCTATGTGTTTGACCTTTTATACATACGCAATTGAAGTTTTAGGCCACTGAAAATAGACCTTTTGGAAAATTCTTTCCAGGTGGAAGATTTTCAGATTTTGCACCAAGACCGGCCAGATAGAATTCCTGACTTGGAATTCCAACTTGGATGACAGTTCCATTGCTCAGGATACGTATAATCAGAAAAATGGTAAATATCAGCgtcagtgagtgagtgagtgagtgtgtgtaggtgtgtgtgtgtgtgtgtgtgtgtgtgtgtgtgtgtgtgtgtgtgtgtatttgatgaACATACAATAAATTGTTTCTAATTTATTGTATGTTCCATCTACCTGCCCAGGGACTACGGGTGGAAAATAGCAACCTGCTAGAAACCGGTGCAATGCATCTCTCCTTGTTTATACagggttaatgttttattgtgcactgtccctgttcaaataaagaaataataataataataatatttataaagTAATCTTCCAGGCAGATAATCTATCCCTATTTAatacaatgaaaaatgttttttttaatgtgtcaaaTCTTAATTTGTATTTGCTAGGATAAATAAAGCATTCaaataattaaagtaaaaaaaaccaGACAGTGATCAAATTCTGAAAACTAACACGACTTGCATGTGACCACTTCAGACCATCAGACTAGATGGGAAATCTGCAAAGCACTTCAATCCTGGTTCCAGTGGATGACTGTGATTACTCTTGTGTGTATTATACAaaggtgtgaaggtgtgtggTGGGACAATGTGAACACATGATTGCAAATGATGCGAGCTCAGTAGACTTCCCTTGTATGGAAGCAAATCTGTACCATAATCcaaattaaaatggattaagagaaatgctttttcatactcagaatatagctgcattttttgactcataaataaaatgaaaaaaaaaaatcatccaaactgcgttttcattttcttcttcaagactgctcattctgtgacttaattaaaatgataaagaaaaggacatttaacatttcattttttaaaagatcCTCTAGCAAATAGTTACCAAAAGTCAATTTGAAGTGTCTCATCTCATCTGTATGtaaaatttgaaatgtcaaatgtgaaaattaaaatgcattagcagaaagactttttttatttcaaggtcATAGCTGCGTtatttgactcataaataaattaataatagaTCATCCaaactacattttcattttcttcttcaagactgctcattttatgacacaactaaaaagaaaacaaggacattgctttttcattttcatgcccACCGCGCAAAAAAAGTCCatcattcaatttgaattcgtaATCCCAAGcagcgcaggagagtgacgccagtggcctctcttcttcttcagcccccagtccGACCATGCTACGCATAGACATACGTAGCCGCCTCATTGAGCAGGTTGGCCTGCTGCGATACGTTGATGTCGCCACCaaattggatgtggcagctctgccccgtgaactaatacaagtcaatagagtgaactttataaagcgcccttctacaaagtgctataagtaaATGTCTCtaatttacacattcacacatgtacatatatattcaggaaacagataggaaccaaaaacaacgtctgtaatgttctctgatgattataaacgttaactactccttaTTTGTTCAGTATATAGGTAGGGACCAAATCCAcggatgtttttttctaatgttgTTTGACAGCTGCTAATTCATTTAATGCTGTAACTGTGGTGataaatgacagttaaatattgaatctctGTCTGTAATAActagatcctgacatgtaaatgtgacatctgtgtgaataaaaagcaccaacgttgtttttataaatacagtgatttttgataatataagtactaataataacaatcatggagacaaaaaattaacaaagtctgcagatcaaaactgcaactggcagtgagctgctttcttttcttttagcagtgaagtgataaactccatgacagaacattataaaatatgataatgtttacaataacatttcatctaaaaaatgttaataaataaaagttgtaGTGGGCTACTATCATAAATAAGCACCATATTTAGTTATcattaacatcatcatcatcgtcatcattaCTATCATTACTATTTcagcatattcttgactttgaatgagAGCAGCTGTAACACTGCAATATCCCgtcggggatcaataaagtatttctgattctgaataaCATATTATGttgtcagttgtccatatttaaagataattaaatgaaaGAAGTTGACAGTTTGGTAGACAGATGtaacatttacatgtcaggatctggttattatacacagattaaatatctagctgtcatgtgtcatcacagtaacatcgTTACATACATTGgtagctgtaaacactcataaaaacatcagaaaaaaacatctgtggGTTTGgcgccgacctgtatactgaacatataaggagtagttaacatttataatcatcagagaacgttacagacatagTATTTGTTTCCTATCTGTTTCCTGATTATATCCATACATGTGTGAATTTGTAAATTagaggcattaacttatagcactttgtagaaggcactttataaagttcactccattgacttgtattagttcacgggtctgagctgccacatccaatatggcggcgacgttgacGTGCGGTCCAGCGTTCAATGATGCGTCTATgtgtgataccttcagtttattaccgggaattattacacggctcttcttaatgctgtagaatgctccattcacttgaatggacCTTCCAAacgttcggcggtcaattattttcgtattATTGACTGCTGCTAAGCGTATTTGACCGTTGTGGCCTTTTTGACTCCGATTCACGTATTTCATAGCCCTCCGCaatctaaaatctttgctccgcaagtagtcttgtcacttttcaccccagcgtcttcggtcgctaagcgacatcagctgatctggagtctacttcatatcggaaaaacgtaggccactagtatggatgagtttcacataaactttaatattcttggaaaatacggtgatttcaactcttggcaaaaggctgagttgtcgtcaccggtcaagaaaagaaaaagagaggaaagcatcaaagagggagaagcgaaatggtgtcggtttggcgaactatatttctctacTGAAAAATACTATGaatggtaacaaataaattgtaaaaagacacactgtgtcaagtttttttttcgtgttggcaagtaaccgcgTAATAAGTGCCTGGATCCAGTTCATCCTGTCGGGGCTTATTTTCCCGGTAGTGACCACCGTTCTATACGTTATCCCTTACTTATGACTAGTTATCGCATCGACGAGTATcgtatgtttcatgggtctgattgTGAGACTGCAGACTGCCCCACAGTTACTACCAGCAGCCCTTCAGAGCGGTTTCATTACAATTACCATAAATGTTAGAGAGGCCACTGATGTCACTCTCCTGCACCGCTTGGGATTGGCAATTCAAATTGAATTATGTActctttttttgtgcagtgggcatgaaaacgaaaaagcaatgtcctctttgttttccttttagtcgTGTCataaaatgagcagtcttgaagaagaaaatgaaaatgcagtttgGATGATctattattaattcatttatgaGTCAAATAACGCAGCTATgaccttgaaataaaaaagcctttctgctaatgcatttcaattttcaaatttgacatttcaaattgaattacGGTTACTATTTGCTAGAggatcttttgaaaattaaatcttaaatgtccttttcttttttattttaattaagtCACAGAATGAGCATCCCAGCCTTTCATTTCAAGAAGCCTTCTAGTGATCATTGTTACCGACCTCCGCCTGTTTACTCTTCGACCTGCCTCTGCCTGATCCCTGCCTGTTTTGTTTGCCTCCGCTGACTGCCTACACGTGTACCGAACTCTTTGTCCTGCCTGCCCCCTGTCGGAATTGTTTGCCGGCCTTGACTGATCAACTGTACTTGTTGGTTCTTTTTACGTAAAGACTATTGCTTGGCCTACATCCTGTGTCTGTCGTACTATTGAGTCCAAACCCTTGTTGTGTTTGTCCTGGTCGTGATATCTTAATCcatttcaatttggattatggTACAGATTTGCTTCCATACCCCATAAATCCAATAAGGTTCATGatgtgaaaatctgaaaaaagaaTACAGTATGAGCAAAATGTAACAGTTCAATACAAATAACTTACGTAGCTCCCCACCACCCTGTACAAAAATGCCTAAGTGCCTGGGATCAGTTTCGACTTGGATGATGTGGTGTTTTGGGTTCGGGTTGTTTTAAAAGTAGCTACCCAAAGGTTTACCTATGTTGGGTGATGCAATGCCCTATTAATATAAGCAGACACCAGATTAGCATTTGAATCTCTTTACctcaaatacacatttaaaatgactgacCCTGAACCTTTATTAAgtcaaataaaatattgtaCTGCTGCTTTGTTTAGATTAGATGTAAGAAATGAGTGTGCAAATAATATTCACCCCTTCTTCAcataatacaaacacaaataaaccaAATATATACCGTTAAAAGAAAATTAGCTTGGTAAACAGTTGGAAACACAAATATTGTTTACCTAAagtagaaaataataaacagtaCGAAAAATGAATTAGCTGATATCAAAATATAGCTTAAATTATGGGTTTATATGACTTCAGAAAAAGgtatttcttccttttctttatcctCAAGACATTAATCACAACAATAGCAACGTCTCAGACACATTAATTAGCTACACTTTAAACACAGTgggcccacacacacaacaaaaaggCGACAGGCCTGTGGGTGGCTCGGGTGCGATGCAGCTGATAAgctctttcttcttctgcgtGGTAAAACCAGTTTACCTTACTGTTCCTTTTGACTTATCTTCCACATATTTACAATCACTCATTTATGATTAATTAGCCTTAATGTCGGAGTTAAccatttttcctctttattaAACCAAATTACTTTTAGTTTAGATGTCTTACTGATGTATTACTGCTCTTATTCAGGAACTAACTTATTTTAATCCCTGATTTCTACACTTATAATCttaaaacatgttgaaaacATGATGTAATGGATCAGAGTATGGAGTCTTCCACTACACTTCATTAAAGCTGACTCGTTCCGATCGGTCAGTTCAGAGGTTGTCCAATGACATCATACTCTGGTGAGAGATCCTTTTTCCTCAGCGACATGTAGGTTCTCTCCTCTTGATTtggtttcactttttttcttgtgttccTTTAAAGAGAAGAAACAGTGAGACAAAGTGTATTTCTAAAATTCTCCACTATATTCACACAGAATTGAATCATATACTGTAATAATAaccatataatataatataaatggtGATACTAAACGTACCAAAGGAACACTAGGTAGATTGTGAAGATGACATTGACAATGAGAGACAACGCAGCGACGACCCAGGGGAGCACTGCACCTGGTCCAGGCTGATCTGCTGTTAGAAATAACATAACTCAGATTGTACAACTGTTCAAGTGTGAAATTCTCCAGAAATCTTAAAATGATAGTTGATGGTGGGGTTTGTATTAAGATCTGAAGGCCAAGGAGAAACAGCTTTTGCCACATGTACAATTTTGTAGAATCAGCTTAACAAATTGTCaattttatatacatttaatttgaattttatAACTGACTCAGGATCCAGATAAAAGACACAACTTAGAATAAATGACATACAAATTTACAtgaataattcatttttaaagaggaaaatattaTACATAAGTGTCTTAATACTAATACTGAAAAGGTCAGAGTTTTTAAGATCCTCGAAAACACTGTCAACACACAagcaggaaaacatgtttttacaagTCATTTTAACCATTTCAATATTTATtaacagtgcacctttaagtcaaGAAGGTAATTGAGTCGTTAGAGGTTTAGTCATTAAAAGACTTACCCTTTAGTTGGAACTCCTTTATATTGACCGTGAGGTTCTTTCTTGCTTCCTGGCCACTGATGCTGACACACTCAACAGTGGCGTAGTTGTGATGTTTTAAAGATACAGTCACCCTGACTGTGTGGCTTGACACAGTGGTACAGACAGAATATTCAGTGTATTCACTATAATTGTCCAACATTGGGAATTTGATGGTGGGTGGAGGAAACCCCTCACTGATACACGTACAGGTCAGGACCTCTGACTCAACCTCACATGAAGAGCTTTCCAAGATCCTTGGAGAAACTGTGGGGACACAAAATGAATCCCAACATCACAACAAACATGCAGTAAGCTGATATGAACACAGATTTTCTTTCAAAGTAATAAATTCAGTCTACTTACATGTCACATTTACGTCAGCATGTTTAGCCAGAGTAGCGTTCTGGTGTCCTGCTGTACAGATGTACCGCCCAGAATGTTCTGACGTCACATTAAGGATGACAAGAGTGGCTGTTCCAGACTTGTTCTGCAGGTGGATCGTGGTTTCactttgcaggtttttgttgGAACCAGGTTTAGTCCATGTGATAACAGATGGACGGAAACTTTCAACGCTGCAGGTCAGATTTAGAACATCACCCTCTTTTACTTCTGTCACTCCAGTGATTTCAGGTCTACTCAAagctttaaaacacaacattttagacAAACTATTAGAATTTTGTCTTAGAAAACAATTTATTacacaaaacaccaaaaaaccttaaaaataaTCTCAGTAGATAATAGACCTTTTTATCAAAAGATTATGTTGCTAAGACCACAatgtgtaagaaaaaaaaatcaatatctaTCTCTATCAATAACAAACTAGATAAACGGAATTGAACTTGAGGAGGCGCACGGCAATGATGAactataaatgttttttcaagTACATTTCAGAACATCCCACTTCTTCAGAGCTGTAACTGCACTGCTTTTCTGTTCCTTAACATCAGAGAAAGTATGCCACGACAGAAATGCTAATTCATCGGGAAAGAAGATATGCAagcattttctttaaataagAGCTTTAGATCCAATTCAGATTTGAGATTAATGCATTCACGCACTAAACCACAAACCTCTACACACAGACGAGATATTCAACAGTGACATAACAACACTCAATTTAAGAGAAGCTGTTCACTAGAAAAAAATCTCAGGACTAGGTGAGCAATTTCTAAACAATTAAAAGACACCGGCCAAATGTTTCACCTCACTTTTCATGTTATGAACTTGAGACATTCACAGTTAAGTTTGAGGGTATCCACATGAAGCTAAGAGAGAAtacttttcaacatttttctaaacaaacaaaaaataaaaggcaaTGATGTAAAGTATACTCACAGGTCACATTCAGAGTCACCGTCTCCTCTGTAGTGATGTTGTTAATGAAGCTGACCTTACAGGTAACATTGGTGCCGTTGTGTTCAGCTGAAGCGCCAAAGGTCAAAGTTGAGCTGTGCCTCTGTGTGACAGTAGTCACATTCTTGAACTCAGTGATGTGTCCTGTGATGTGAACACCCTTTTTTCTGCGTCCACTCCACGTCCAGGTGATTGTAGGATCAGATCCAGAGCAGAGACCAGGAGCAGTGCAGGTCAGTGTGGTCTGCTGTCCCTCTGTCAGAGGAGGAATCATCACTGTGGGCTTCTGGATCACATCTACATGTAGAAAGTCCATGAGTGGAATCAGGTGAGTTGCCTAAAGGTCATCATTTACTTACATTTTTGATAAAATAAGCAAAAAGTATTGTATAACATTTCAATGGGCCAATAAGAAGAAGTTATATCATGAACTGCTGCAGTTCCTACTGTCTGCCCACAGAGGTTGACAGATCacaaacatttacttcatacTTCATCAACACTATAAATACACCATCAGTCCAAAGGCACAACAATGAACATCTTCATTGTATGTATTTGTTGTAGCGTTTCATACCTGTAACAGATACTTTCACTCTTCGACTTGTAAATCCCTTTGATTTGTTGACCACTAAACCTTCAACTCTGAGTTGATATGGTCCAGAGTCTGACTGAGTGAGGTcattgatgatgatgctgcagTTGTTCTGACCCAAATCAGGCTCCAACAG of Sparus aurata chromosome 17, fSpaAur1.1, whole genome shotgun sequence contains these proteins:
- the LOC115566897 gene encoding sialic acid-binding Ig-like lectin 10, whose amino-acid sequence is MFFLLWVALLFSVSGSSADTGGSEKRQTHCYHGFCIILYEAEITAEAGLCVVIPCSFNTSSGFTTEHMVWYKCERKRRCGDSDVIFHTNKNNKKVRPQFEGRVSLLQPDVSQNNCSIIINDLTVSDSGSYQLRVNGFRYKESGGSWNEVPEGFTFSLRPTVSVKDLIQKPTVLIPPLTEGQQTTLTCTAPGLCSGSDPTITWRWKGTEVNNSHITGNITAQNHSSTLTFNPSAELHGTNVTCKVSFTGDTTTEETVTLNVTYSKEIKVTGHTSVMEGETLNLTCSVESFPPSLITWTKLSEKNLQNGTEINMQNETLSDLQNDTETYLQADRGMSTFSIYNMTVEDSGEYICTAKHLNNTLMKRVDVTVKYMKKPVITGNTTVEVGRALNLTCSVESFPPSHITWTKLGSTTDLHNEPNTDLQDDAGSATLVIHSVTAEHSGQYICTAKHLETTVTVFADVTVMSFPKISNFECKIQTEVLTCVCISDGLPVPTIKWPLLRNYTDYTVINTVSNHTVNCTVTLTVKDHSNTAAECVSSNANGEVKKNLTIQKVETKPEPEEWFEDLFKTVSWLQLILAFLVGVFLSAVICCLAMKCRRRKQNKSSGKRDETLEMVTSQEDPLIDASHAETEKGEAVAAENAAPDLNVGPKDVEYASIDFSVLKRKSPRKTHETTETEYAEIMKKAKEEKEDNGGEEGEALEGKEEEEVIGEDGETKHSVPEEEEGEEVAVYSNVKDIMAEN
- the LOC115567685 gene encoding sialic acid-binding Ig-like lectin 14; this translates as MFVLIWAALLFSVRGSNAGTGASAGGKTCPNGSCFNLYGGEKPAVAGLCVVIPCSFNLTSDYKTQNMTWFKCVSSKPGKCDSEVIFHTNEKETVQPEFKGRVSLLEPDLGQNNCSIIINDLTQSDSGPYQLRVEGLVVNKSKGFTSRRVKVSVTDVIQKPTVMIPPLTEGQQTTLTCTAPGLCSGSDPTITWTWSGRRKKGVHITGHITEFKNVTTVTQRHSSTLTFGASAEHNGTNVTCKVSFINNITTEETVTLNVTSLSRPEITGVTEVKEGDVLNLTCSVESFRPSVITWTKPGSNKNLQSETTIHLQNKSGTATLVILNVTSEHSGRYICTAGHQNATLAKHADVNVTFSPRILESSSCEVESEVLTCTCISEGFPPPTIKFPMLDNYSEYTEYSVCTTVSSHTVRVTVSLKHHNYATVECVSISGQEARKNLTVNIKEFQLKADQPGPGAVLPWVVAALSLIVNVIFTIYLVFLWNTRKKVKPNQEERTYMSLRKKDLSPEYDVIGQPLN